The Branchiostoma floridae strain S238N-H82 chromosome 1, Bfl_VNyyK, whole genome shotgun sequence sequence ttctgttgtaaACTCACCAAGTCTTTGCATGAGTCTGCATACTCTGGCCAAGTTTTTATTGCATGGCAAGATGCAAGCTTAAGTATAATGCACCAACCATCACATTTCATTGCAAATAACAGCTTGTATGTTGCTTTGTTATCATCTGTAACTTTTGTTCTCTCAAAGCTATGTTCTTACAGATTGTGTACTTATGCATGTGAATCCATGTCTAGTCCCACATGCATGCACTTTTGAGAAATTCTTGGCATTGCATGCAATTAAGACATATGCTCTGGGCTGCTTTCACATGTTGAAGTAAAACAGTTGATATTAACAACAGCttagcttgtacatgtatactgaacaAACCATTGCTGCATAAGATACCAATATTGGTCTATCACTAGCCCCATGATGTCCTCTCATGTGTATATTTTTCTGACAGCAGTGTTTGAGTGTCCCTTTGTCCAGTCCATAACATCAATTGGTAAATGGGTCTTGTGCTTCCaggatttttatgatattattAAATGCATATGTTACATACTTTGATGTATATAATTTATAAACCTGTGTGCtcattacattgtataatgatATGGCCGTCCTAGTATAATTCAGTGATTGTGTGATCTGTCTTTGTTAATATATGTCCTCCTTTTTTCTCCATCCGATTCAGAGATGAAGCTGCAAAGCCCACAACTGCTCTTGAGTTCACCTTTGGCAGGAGAGCCAGAAACAACCTGGTGAGTTACAGTTTTTATCTGTTCAGAAGTTAAGATCTTTTACCAACATTTCAGTGACGTTAGTTGCTATCATCTCTGCATTCCTGTTACTGCAAGCTGGAATTGCTGCAAGATTTGGGCCAGGGCAGTGTGTGAATTTGTATCCTTGTAAAACATATATGTCTGCTTAAAATTTCAGGCCAAAGATGTGGTGAATATTTGGGAGCTCGGAGGTGGGACCTTTCTATCCAGACTGGTTGACACAGCCATAAATGTTAACAGTGTCAGGTAGGTCATTGTATCCCAGCAATATTTCATGTTTAATGACTACACTACTGtcaaaagagagagagagagagagagagagacgacTGCAGCCAAGCACAAGATCATTTATGCCTATACTATTGCCAGAACAGGTCCTTATTTGATCCTTTGGTTCTTAATGGTACACAGATGATATTTTGAGTGATGACTGAGACCATGACTGCACTTAGATACTTATTTCTCTCTAGCTCATTTTATAGTCTCATGGCTCAGAGAGTCTCTCTCTTGCTTGACCTCTGGTTCACTGTACATGCTTGTTACTATAGGTGAGTCTATGctacaaaacaaaatgtagtCTGCCTTCTAACATCAGATTCAATAAACAATAGATGTTACCATTGCTCCCACCAACAGACAGTTAGCTGTCATGCTAGTGCTGGACCTGTCCAGACCTGACGACCTGTGGGTTACCATGGAGACCCTCCTAAAACAGGCACGTGCGGCAGCTGACAGGTCCATCACTGAGCTGGACAAGCTGCAACCTGGAGTGAAACAGGCCCTCAGGAAGAAGGCCTGGGAGAAGTATGATGAACATCCTGTAAGTATAGTTGTTGGTCTGCCTCCTGCAATAAACTGTGACAGACAGAAGTTCAAGTGTATAATTAATTCCCACCTCTGGGCTTTATGATAGTGTCCTGTCAAAATAGAACTGACAGCCAAGCTAAGCTGCTAAGCTGAGGTCATTGGCttcatttcttccttttttctgGTAACATTTGCATTTTGCTTTGAAAGCATAAAGATGAAATCAAACTCAAATGTTTCCTTGCTTTCTCCAAATCAACAGGATAAAGAGATGGTGGACCCCTTCCCTGTTCCTCTGGTCATTGTTGGTGGAAAGTATGATGTTTTCCAGGTAAGGATTTAGATCTATATGAAATGAATATGTAATGTATGTGAAAAGCTGGCAGACAACAAGTACAATTAATGTGATTCTAGCAGGCTCATACCAACCCTTCAACAGACCACAAGTcttaaatttactttattgttATCAATCTTTCAGATCATGGTGTGTTAGCAACTTGTATGTAGAATTTTTATGTTGTAAGACAATGTTTGTCATTGTAAATTTCAGTGTAACACGTATTGAATGCTAAGCCATTGATTAGATAGAGGTGCATAAAAGTAGGATACAAAATGATAGAAAGACAGTTAAAAGTTTTGATGTTTCactgatatatttttgtacatagaGATGTTTAAAAAGTAGATACAAAATGACATAAATACAGTTAGATGCTTTAATGTTTCCCAGATATATGGGTGTTTCAATAAATTGGAAACCCATTTCAAGCCACTTTCCTTTCCATATTTCTGTTTGTAGGACTTTGACTCAGAGAAGAGAAAGATTATCTGCAAGACACTGAGATTTGTTGCTCACAATTATGGCGCATCACTGTTGGTAGGTTGTTGCTTACTTTACTCATTCCTTTGTGTGAAATGTAATCAAGAAGTGTGATGggtgtcactcaaaacgtccaaAAATAATCCCCATATCTTCTCCTGTGGCAGAGGTTGATTTGTCTTGAATACTTGAATGTCTAATACTCAGAAATGCAACAGTGACACATTGTCCCTTTTCTATGTCTACTAATGATAAGAGAGTAATTCTGTCCAACTTATTACCTCTCAAAGGTATTTTTGCTTGTCTATCAGGTATACCGGTATTAATCATGATCCAAATTTCTGCAGTTTTTCAGCCTGAAGATGAAGCAGCTGATTGACAGGGGGAGGGTGATGTTTAACCACCTGTCCTTCGGCGCTGCAGCTCCACAACTCAAGTCCATGCAGCTGGAGCACAACAAGCCCATCTACATCCCTGCTGGAGCAGATGGATTCCAACAGATAGGTAGACATCATCTTTACCTGGCTCTGTTTCATGCAGGAGTTAAATGTACTGATACAAGTATTAGTGAACATGTAACGCATGTTTCTTACAGTAGAATTATGTTGGGTCTCCAACAAATCGATATCATCTCCAGCTTTTTTTGCTAATACATAGTATGTTCTTAGCTCTCAAGTGTATATCAGACTAGCTCTTATGTAATGTGTACTGTGAGATGcatcacaatttttttctccCTTATGAAGGTCCACCTCCCCTACCAGAGGGCAATGTTGGTACCATGAGTGCCAGAAATCCAGTGGAACTGTGGAAACAGGCTTTTACTGGCCACTTCCCACAGGTAAGCCTATGCCATAATTTGATTCTTCTTGATTACCTTCTGGCAAACAGATGTAATAGGATCTCTTCTAACACAGTTGCACTTTGAATTCTGCCGATTTAAGTATTTTCCTTGGATAATTGGTTATATAGTTCATAACCAAAACTGCACAGTATGCCTGTCAACATTTCATAGTCCTTCCGTTATCTTCCTCAGAGCAATACTGACCGGTTCTACTTGTTACTGTTAGGTGGTGCTGCAGTTGAAAGGATGTGGTCCCAATCGTGACTACGCTTGcatgtatcccccctcatcaaGTTTTGCTTGTTGTTTTGCAGGTGTCAGCTGTCCCCACAGTGCAGGATGACCCTGCTAAGGATCCCCAGTATGCAGAGTCTAGCATTGATGCCATGAGGCAACAGAAGGATGAGGTAAGATAGCcctgtagtctccaagcagaatgTTGAGTGGACAATTGACAGTCCTTCAACCCATGAAAGCTACATTGTAGTTggttagaaaacttgttcttgGGGTCCTAAACCTGTTGCGGAAAAAGTTcctcaaaacatgtttgttccTTGTATTGTGAAACTTTGGAGACAGAATTAAAAAAACTTTGCTGGCAGGTTAATGTGTTCAAGAATATAAAAATTTATCTTCTTTAATAtccacattaattttttttgttttacaggAACTGGAGAGATACAGAAAAAATGCTGAGAGAAAAGCAAGAGAAATTGCCAGGATGAGAGATGGGTTGAAGATGTAGATACTAAAATACACAGAGCTTTGTTATATCATAGATGACTTGTCCCCAATAAAGAGTATTTTGGTGTGTTTGAATACAGGATATTTCTGACATGTACATATTTCTGTGGCTATAAAATATAAAGAGACAGATATCAAAATGATTTGCTCATGGCCGCACTACTTGCACTTTTTATTGGCACAGTTgtatatattacatacatgtagtactggcTGTATATTCTGCAGctatagaaaatattataaTGTGTTTGGAATGTCACAGACTGATGATATAATTATTTCCTATCATTCCTATCATCCATTTCCTATCATTGTCATCCAATAGTATAACTGCATAGCAGTTAAAAAATTAACTCTGAACGCATTGTTCCCAGCACTTATGCAAAACTGCATTGTACAGAGAGAACCATTTGAATGTGATGACCACTGACTGGATGtcaaagtattaaaaaaactgACCGTGGATCACAGGATGTGaacctttttcttcttcatgtgGCTCCACAATAAGAAAACCAGTATGTCCTGTATTAATATTGGtacatactgtacaatgtaagtcACGATCAGTATTTTACAATCATGTAAACAATCActaatgtaaatgtatttaaatgATCACTTTGATTCCCAAATGTTTCTCTATTACATAGTATAGGTCAGAAATACATCTGTCTCCACTGATTGAACAGGTCCAATTACAACAGGAAGCATTAACGTAATATAAATGTGATATTTCCACTGGTTTGACCACAAATTTGTTCTGATGACAGAGACATTCTGTAACTATCTGTATAGCTGATTTAAGTCTCCCTTGGCATATCACACCACCTGAAGGCTATTGGCTACTACATTGAAGGCTATTTAAATTGCTTACCTCACAGAATGTTATAAGTTAAGTCCACATGGTGTCAGGCTCCTTTTGCTTTGTCAGGCATTTTGTGTTGCAGAGAGAGGTACAGGAAAAAAAGTACCGGTACCTTGGGCTTTCAGGTTGCATAGCTTAATGTGGGCTGCAAAGCACTTAGTTGGAAATGATACAGGCCAAGCACAAGACATAGACACGAATTATactcattatatatatatatatactaatgTAGATTGTGTAGGACATTGTTCCCACTGTGGCTTTGGAATATCACATAAACTTATCAATGTTCCCAACTTTCCATCTCAAAGCAATTGTctgcatgtacattttgcattcaTAAATAGAATCTCTAGGCAGATCTTTTGGAAGGAAATCATAACTGCTATCAAAAATCTGTCAAACAGGCATGGACAAATCTTGGATGGTCAGAATGAttttgccccctccccacacacacacaaagatctGCTTGCACAAATAAAAACTTCTAAATTACAATGCAAACATGACCACTTTGTAAAGtgcaacatttctgcattagtCTAAATCTACTACTTATGGATCATAAAATCATAACATGGCAGCTTCTCTTTCATAAGTCATGGTGAAACACCAAAGCAATAAATAGGCAACACTTACAGTTTTCCTATATTGGCACAGATTAAAAGTTCCACATGTAATAATTCCTACCTGTGAAAAAGTGGAATGGAAGGAGTAAAacctgtttgctgcactgtacACTGCAGCAGCTAattgacactttttaaaaacatactTGCACAATAAAATCAGTCTTCTGGAATGGTAGCATTTACCTTACAACATAATATATTACTCTTTATATTGACAAACACACCTACAAGCCCAACATAAACCAAGAGAAAGTTGATCCATTAAGTAACCTTGAAGAAGACATAATCCGCCATTCTTCTTATAAAATAGCAGAATACATTGCATTGGTTACATCTATTACAGCATTTAAAATGGTAATTAAGGTTCTTTCAGAAACGCGTACTcactctgtcagtcagtctataacgttacagactatgacactacgcaaATGCATTACAAGCTAGCATAAACACCTCCCCATCATGATTTATAGTTAtcaaattatgctaatgacaGTTACTTGTCTGCCATCTTCCCCATATAAGACAGTATCAAGTCCTATTTATCTCAAATGGAAAAGAAATTCCAAAACCTTTTGGCAGCTGTTTCCGATGTATCTCAGAGGAAACAATGTGCCTGCAGTATTATAATTACAAGTAAAAAAGAAACTCCACAACCTTTTGGCAGCTGTTTCCGATGTATCTCGGAGGAAACAATATGCCAACAGTATCATAATGACAAGTAAAAAAGAAATTCCACAACCTTTTGGCAGCTGTATCTGATGTATCTCAGAGCCAACAATATGCCAACAGTATTATGATGAGACATGATTCACACTTCTTCAGGTGACCCTATGTTTCCTATTTAATCCACCAGTGCTGAGGCTACTGTAACACCTTTCCTTTCAGTCACTTGACATCTAAGTAGTAATAATGTTTTGCAATAGTAAGACCTTGCATAAATAGATTTAAAAGCTGTCTGGTCAGACTTCATGCATAATATTTCCACACAGGTATT is a genomic window containing:
- the LOC118414916 gene encoding cytoplasmic dynein 2 light intermediate chain 1-like isoform X1, which gives rise to MSKGDSIWDLAIETVHHQEKDGKEGQQENRPAEESSVLLMGSKSSGKTSIILRFLDREGPVDEAAKPTTALEFTFGRRARNNLAKDVVNIWELGGGTFLSRLVDTAINVNSVRQLAVMLVLDLSRPDDLWVTMETLLKQARAAADRSITELDKLQPGVKQALRKKAWEKYDEHPDKEMVDPFPVPLVIVGGKYDVFQDFDSEKRKIICKTLRFVAHNYGASLLFFSLKMKQLIDRGRVMFNHLSFGAAAPQLKSMQLEHNKPIYIPAGADGFQQIGPPPLPEGNVGTMSARNPVELWKQAFTGHFPQVSAVPTVQDDPAKDPQYAESSIDAMRQQKDEELERYRKNAERKAREIARMRDGLKM
- the LOC118414916 gene encoding cytoplasmic dynein 2 light intermediate chain 1-like isoform X2 translates to MSKGDSIWDLAIETVHHQEKDGKEGQQENRPAEESSVLLMGSKSSGKTSIILRFLDRDEAAKPTTALEFTFGRRARNNLAKDVVNIWELGGGTFLSRLVDTAINVNSVRQLAVMLVLDLSRPDDLWVTMETLLKQARAAADRSITELDKLQPGVKQALRKKAWEKYDEHPDKEMVDPFPVPLVIVGGKYDVFQDFDSEKRKIICKTLRFVAHNYGASLLFFSLKMKQLIDRGRVMFNHLSFGAAAPQLKSMQLEHNKPIYIPAGADGFQQIGPPPLPEGNVGTMSARNPVELWKQAFTGHFPQVSAVPTVQDDPAKDPQYAESSIDAMRQQKDEELERYRKNAERKAREIARMRDGLKM